Proteins encoded within one genomic window of Candidatus Eisenbacteria bacterium:
- a CDS encoding transglutaminase-like domain-containing protein, which translates to MNTLRSRFAEIVQSPRCDLARGALEIARIAYPDLDPEPALAELDRLADAVRPRLMPTATPVDRALAVARYLFGECGFKGNADDYYDARNSFLNDVLARRLGIPITLSIVLIEVGRRVGVKLEGVGFPGHFLVRVPSRSGPPLLLDPFHGGQRVGEEELLERLRGLAEANRGPTFETVPEEFLSSTTSRAMLGRMLRNLLRIYLERDQDAQALLAVDLLLVMTPQGADEIRTRGFLYERLGCAAAAATDFRRYLEIAPEADDVEQIRTRLSRLLDDAPTLH; encoded by the coding sequence GTGAACACGCTGCGCAGTCGATTCGCCGAGATCGTCCAGAGCCCGCGCTGCGATCTCGCGCGCGGAGCCCTCGAGATCGCGCGGATCGCATACCCGGACCTCGACCCCGAGCCGGCGCTCGCGGAGCTGGACCGTCTGGCCGACGCCGTCCGGCCGCGCCTGATGCCGACGGCGACGCCGGTCGACCGGGCGCTCGCCGTGGCGCGGTATCTGTTCGGCGAGTGCGGCTTCAAGGGCAACGCCGACGACTACTACGATGCCCGCAACAGCTTCCTGAACGACGTCCTCGCGCGCCGCCTCGGCATCCCGATCACGCTCTCGATCGTCCTGATCGAGGTCGGCCGCCGGGTCGGCGTCAAACTCGAGGGCGTTGGTTTCCCCGGGCACTTCCTCGTCCGCGTGCCCTCACGCAGCGGGCCCCCGCTCCTGCTCGATCCCTTCCACGGCGGACAGCGCGTGGGGGAGGAGGAGCTCCTGGAGCGCCTGCGCGGCCTCGCGGAGGCGAATCGCGGCCCGACGTTCGAGACGGTTCCGGAGGAGTTCCTCTCCAGCACCACGTCCCGCGCGATGCTGGGTCGTATGCTCCGCAACCTCCTGCGCATCTACCTCGAGCGCGACCAGGACGCGCAGGCGCTGCTCGCCGTCGACCTCCTCCTGGTCATGACGCCGCAGGGCGCCGACGAGATCCGCACGCGCGGCTTCCTGTACGAGCGGCTCGGCTGCGCCGCCGCGGCTGCGACCGACTTCCGTCGCTATCTCGAGATCGCGCCCGAGGCGGACGACGTGGAGCAGATCCGCACGCGCCTCTCCCGCCTGCTGGACGACGCCCCGACGCTCCACTGA